aaaataaatggtgacagatgataacaCTAATCACAGTGAGCACCGTACAATATACAGAactgtggaatcactatgttgtgcacctgaaaccaatataactttgtatttcaactatacttcagtaaaattttctttaaaaaactgtcCATGTAtataccccccccctttttttaaagattttatttatttactcatgagacacacagagagagagagaagcagactccatgcagggagcccgacgtgggtaggactctatcctgggactccaggatcaagccctgggccaaagagaggcactcaaccgctgagctacccaggcattcctataAAACCCTTTTTAGTCTCACCTTACCCCCAACTTCTCCAGTCCAATTTCCCACCACATCCACTTTATACAATCCCTAGCACAATACCTGGCCcataataaattttctttcaaggttttatttaagcatttgagagagagagagagagaaagcatgaacagtggggaggggcagagggagagagacaagcagacttcccactgagcagagagccccctGGGGGCTGCCTGATGCGgggttgatctcaggaccccaggaccaagaCCTGAGGGAACTCAGAGacttcaaccaactgagccacccaagtgcaccccataataagtttttaataaATGCTAAATTGAAATATTGACAAGAAATGGGTTAGTAAAAGCCTGGAAACTTGGCACGCTTACTGTCACGTAAAATGGACTCTAATCAACATCAGGTATGGACAGAATTTAACTCAAGACACCTACACCTGGGTTGTCCTCTGGGAGATCATGCTTGTATTCTCATAAGTTCAAATCGGTAAGGGAGAGGCAAAATGGAAATATGATATTTGACAGAATCTAGCCATTCAAAACTTCATTCATGATGCAAAACAAGCCTAAACCAAAAATGTGATGTTCTACACTACTAGTACAGATGGACaacatttgtcaatttttttctgtttaaagcaaacagaaatctTGTTCTTAAGCCTTATGTTTTTCTGGCTTAACAAGATACACAAGTATACCCCAAGGGCATACTCCGAACTTCTCAGTTGCCAGGATGGGGAGCATCCTCTGCCAACCCAGCAACTAAGACTGCCCACCAGAATGCAGTGCTTCATGGTTGctttaaacagaaaacaagaactAAAAAGCTGCTTTGCAGTATACCAGAAGAGGTAAGCAGTTTTGCAACTTTTCATGGGGTGGGTGTGAGTTGTCAGGAGTAGCTCTTCATTAAAAAGTTGTATATGTAGATACAACCTTGCTATAGATTTAAAAAGCACAAATGCCAAAACTTGCCGTATTCGAGTGATAAAGCAATTCTAAGTTGAAGAACAGGGAATTCCTGGGATCACCTTTAAAATGAATTATCTCCAAACTAATTTACCACATTTACCCAGAACTCCACTCAAAAACTTAAGACAATTTTCAGTAAAATTTGTCATCAATATTAAATTAAGAGACGCAAATGACTTATcctaattaatatttttctgtcttaacTGCCAAAGAACAAACCAACAGTGTAGTGTAAGCCTTCTCTTAGTGATGCAAATGTAGTTTCAAGCGCACAGATTCCCTGTCTTCCTTACTTGAAATTAATTTACTGGAATAATCCTCATTCTCTTGCTATCTAAAATATAgggatttataaatatatttggtaaGTTAGCTTTAGAATACAAGCATGATATAGTTTATTTTGGGAAAGAGTTCACAATTtcactttattaattttgaataGACAATATATTCAGGAGGTTTAAAATTCATCAagggtggggcgcctgggtggctcagtcagttaagcaactgactcttgattttagcccaggtcatgatctcagagttttgagattgagccctacacccacaatgcttaagattctctctccttctctctctgcctcttcctcacatttgcacacacacattctctctcaaaaatgaaataaaataaaaaaataaaattcgaAAGTGCAAAAGGTGTATAATGAAATCTCATCCCATCTTCATCCTGCAGCCCTGAAGTTCCTCTTATTGGAGGCAATCAGTATTACAGGTTTCTTGCACATGCTTTGAAAGAGTCCTTCTGCAAGCAATCAACTATCTATTTATTCTCCTCACCTTCGTTTTCTACAAGTAGCACCACACTGCATATTATTATCAAGTGCACATTTTTCTGACATTATATATATTGGAGACTGTTGCACTAACATGGAACATTGTACATAATGAGCATTATCAAAAATCTTCTACAGTGGCAAATGCCCTGTAGAGAGTTatcataattttttgtttgtttctgctatcataatttatttatttttattttttttatcttttttttttataatttatttaacctgtCCCTATTCAGTGGACATTTAGATGTTGCTAATTTTTAGCTGTCACAAACAAGCAGCATGTTAgctttaaaataactaaataacagggcacctggatggctcagttgcttgagcatctgactctggatctcagggtcatgagttcaagccaaaCATTAAGTGTggacctacttaaaaaaacaacaaaacaaaaaacatacttCAAACTACCAGCTAGGATACTTATATCTCAGACCCAAGTCCATCAAAAACTCaatgtctgggatccctgggtggcgcagcagtttggcacctgcctttggcccagggcgcgatctggagacccgggatcgaatcccacgtcgggctcccggtgcatggagcctgcttctccctctgcctgtgtctctgcctctctatgactatcataaaaaaaatttaaaaaaaacaaaacaaacaaacaaaaaaaccctcaatgtCTAACTTGCTAAAAAAGCTCTGAAGGATGGCTGCCCTAATTCTACTGGTCAATTGTCTTGGCTCAGTATTGTCATTTGGTTTATTTCATAAGCTTACTCATCTGGTTACCTATAAAATCTATAGGATTCTAcctaacaaattattttagtaaaatacaaaattatctgATGGTTAAGTATATACCAACCTGTTATGTGAGACAAGCTGACTTGCAGGTAATCCAAGGCCAGTGAATCAATTACCGCTTGTACATTGTGAGCTTCATCCTCTTGACTCCTAGGAATAGCTATGAGGTctgtagggaagaaaaaaaaaaaagctacataatCTTTCATCCGGGGGTCCAAATTATAATGGTCTCTGACCAGGCTTCTGAGTCAAGTTAACTGCTACAAAAGCAAGCTCTACCCAAACAGAACAGGCTATAAAGTACAGATAAAACTAACAGAGCCTGAATCCTACAGAGCATCTTTATTGGCTGAATACTTAACATATATATGTACCATAAGCACTATACCATAGAAAAAGAGACCCCTAAATTCAAGGGGATGCTAATACTCTAATAACAGAGCATCTTTATTGGCTGAATACTTAACATATATATGTACCATAAGCACTATACCATAGAAAAAGAGACCCCTAAATTCAAGGGGATGCTAATACTCTAATAAGGGAAACAATACATAAAGTGAGACTCTAACCCATAATCATGGGGAGCTTTccatgagagggaaaaaaacccacaaaatgtaCAAAAGGAGAGTTCTTGTAAGTCTTGTCAAAGCAGCCTAGTAGGAACTATTGATATGATTTAAAAGGTCAGTATAGACCAAAGTGAGGAAAGATTTTAACATCAACTTTGAGAGTTTCTCCTCTGGTATTGAGAGagatgaattttggggggaaggatgaaagaagtattttaaaagactgCTCTGATAACCATATGCCCTTGCAGTCAAAATAAGGTTAAGACTAGCAACAAAGATACCAGCTAGAGGCCATCTCCATTATTCCAAGTGATGAGGGCACTAACTCATGGTAacaatgggaaaagaagagagactaCACAGTTTTAGTACTTAATGGTTATGAGCTACATAAACAAAGAGATAGTAGAGGAATCTTAAAGACTCTGAGCTACTCAACCAGGGATGCAGTACAAACATCAACTTATATTTGTAATACTGGTTAAGTAATAGGACCCAATAGTTTTTCAAGTTCCACTCAATTGTAGGTACATTTACAGAAAAGGTGTGACTTTCTGTAGGTAAGGTATTAGGCATAATTAAACAGTAATGACCAAGACCACTCAACCCGATTTGACCAAGGTTGTTACTATGTGTGGGTCTCAGGAAGGTATTAAGGTAACAAATGTAACAGTTAGAAATAagatataaacaaagaaaaaaatttaagattttataaatacTATAGGGTCTAACTGAAGGCACTCAAAACTCCTGGCCTAAGATATAGTCACTATTACTCCCGCTTCTTAGTACCCTTACCTGGTACCTTTTCTCCCAAAATAGATTGGTAAAGAGCAATAAAAACATTAGCATCACAATCTTCTAGTTCTCGTATCCTCAAGTGTATATGACATTTCAAAAGAAGGTTATTGGCAATAGTTATCCACTCtgtcaggaaaggaaaagatcagCCTTAAATAACACTAGAAACAGTCAATCCCCACAAAGATAAACACCAAATGATGTAGAAGATAAAATATCTGATCAAAGAAGTTCAAAGACCCTCTGAGGCATGATTTTTGAAAACGTATTTAATTTCTTGGGATGACTTCCAGAGTGCTGGAATTTCAATGTAGTCAAACCTATGATGCAAATCCAATTTTTACGGTTGCAAACTAAAATCTtgttattttaccttttcttatttCACAAGCCATACATAGCTGTTTTTAACATACTTAAAAGTAAACAGGAATAGATGTCATAAACGAGACAGTTTGTTAACGATTGTCTGAGATTAGCAGAAACTAATTAATGGATGCTGCTTCAAATTCCCAATAGCATTAGTCATGTTTCTACCCAATTATTTTGTGCAAGTCAGAATTTCTCTGGTGCCCCAATAGGTGGTGATTAATTCAGGCTGTTAAAAAACTGAAGTAATGACCCCAACACTGCAacatttgttttagttctttaaaaaaaaattacatttaatggaggcgcctgggtggctcggtcggtttaataagcctttgccttcagctcaggtcatgatcccggcagGATGGAgcccccaagtctggctccctgctcaccagggagtctgcttttccccttgctcatgctctcactcaaataaataaataaaatcttaaaaaaaaaaaataaagtcaatgaaTAAGAAGTAAAATACAGGCAATACACAAAGACATCCCTAAATTCAGAACTAGCACATTACCAACACTGTTGGAAGTTTCCTGTGTGCcaccgcaccccacccccagacacgGTCGGAATTAGCAAGATTATTTCACGACTTTCTCCAACAAAGGTAATTTCTAAAGCCTGACCTATTTGCTCCCTGATATAATTTATGGTGGTTAAGGAGAAGTCCTCCTACTCCGTATTTGACGAATTGAGCGCGTTCAAGGCACGTTATCTCCCTGTCCCCGTGCCCACTTCTCACAGCTGACCAAACCACGAGCTGGTTTGAACGCTGTCCTGAGGAAAGGATGAAAAGCGTCCCGGACAACCCAACCCACTCGGTTTTCAAAAGCGGTTGCTAGACAATGCCGGTAACTCCAGAGGGCACTGAAGAGAAAAATCCGCCACTATCCTACAGTGGCAGGAGCATCAGTAGATCTTTAGTGCGCCGTTCCCCTCAAAACTTCAAAGCACATGGAGGTCACGGCCTCAGTCCCCACAATCCAAGAGGCAGAGCGCGCGCTGACAGTGGCTGGATTCCCCAGAGAAACGCGAGTCCCGGGAAGCAGCTTTCTGACTGCCCTTTTTGCAGCCAGGTTGCGGGCGTGCTGCGGGCCTCGCCACGGGGTTCTTCTCTCCACACCCCAACATCTCGCTAGATGGCCTCTAGGAGGAGGACCCAGAGCGGGGCCAAGAAACCCACGGAACCGCCGACTACGACTGGGTGTCTGTCACCAGCCCCGCCGGCAGCCCAGACCCAGGGAGTCCAGCCGGAGGATTCGAGATAAAAGGCCTAGGAGCGTCCGGCGGACGTAAAGGGTTTCAGTCCACACACACCCGGGCTCCGGGCCGAGACTCACCAGCCTCTGAGCCGGCCATGTCACGGAGGCAGGTCGCTGCCGGACTTCCAGCTGGGCGCGAGGTGGACGGCGTCCGGGAAGGGCCGCACAGCGCAGACGCAACGCCGAAGTGGGGGGAGAACGAAACGAAAGGGCAGGGGGTGAAAGAGGGAGGGACGTTAAAACGGCTTCTTGCTGCTGATTGGTCGTCACGGGAGGACTTCCTTTCGCAGCACGCGCCCAGGCGGCGGTTTGTGGGCTCTAGGTACCATTCTCCGCGGGCAAGATCCCGCTGAGGGATTCTCAGGTGGGTGGGTTTGACAGGCCGGGTCACCCAGCGGCCCTGGCCGGTCTCCCGGGGGCATTAGCACGGCACTTCCGGTGAGCTATTTCGTTTCGTATTCCTCCGCCGACGCCAAGTGGAGAAGTAGTGCGGTCCGCTTACCCGATGGGCGGGAGCAGTCACGTGACAATGTCAGGCTCCGCCTTCCCGTCTCACTTGGTTAGGGGCGTGAAGGCTCTTTGGAGACGTAAACATCTCCAAGTGGGCTGAGTGGGTTGGTCTGTGCTGGCCATTTTGTCGGCAGGGCTAGACTTGGAAAAGGGCGGGGTGGCTTCCTTGAGGTGTGGAAAGACGAGAAAAAGGTGAAGAACACAGAGTAGGCTAAGGCGTCTCAGTGCGGGTGGGCCCAGCCGTGAAAGGGGCCCCAAACCGGCGACTCTGAGGGaagcggagggtgggggtggggcgagAACATGGCGGATCCCGGAACGCCGGCGGGCGTTGCGGCCTCTGCGCAGGGGCGGGGTGATTAGGTCATAGAGCGGCTCCCAGCATTCTCTGGGGCGGAGGAGGCGGTCCAGGCTATAAAACCGGCTGCCGGGACGCGGCCGGCACCTCATTCATTTCCACCGGTCTCTTGTCGAGCAGCTCCGGCCCCTGTCATCGCCGccccgctgccgctgccgccccCGCAAGGCTTTGCCATCGCCAAAGCCACCTGCAGCGACTCGTCGCACCCGATTCTCTTTACTTCGTTCCCCGCCAACCGCAACCATTGACGCCATGTCGGGTTATTCGAGTGACCGAGACCGCGGCCGGGATCGAGGGTGAGTGTGGGAACGGACTTGTCAGGCCCGGCAGTGGGGGATGGGAGGCCGATGAAgcaggcggcgggcgggggcgacGGACAGTCGGCTTTTTCCGCCTATATTTAGCCTTTACGAATCGAAGGCTTGCGCCATTTTGATATTTGTCCGGAACTGACAGAGGGATGTTTCCCTGTTAACGGTCCTCAAGCTCGCCTTTtgttggtggggggatgggggaggcgccgaagcccccgcccccacccccgcccccggcgactgAGCAGCTGTCGGGGAGAATTCGGGGGAGTGTATTTCAATGGTTGGAAAGCGCGACGCTTTCAGGAGAACGAAGTCACCGCTGTTCGGTGCATCTTTTCGGAAGTGTTGTAGGGGCCCCGGGAGTTCTGTGGTAGTCGAAGGGGTCGCCTCACGAGCCATTGATGGCGCGGGAGCAGGAGGGCGGCCGGCACCGCGGGAATCGGCCATGTGGCTGAGCCGCGGGTACAAAATGCCGGCGTCGGACATGGCGGCGGCGCCTTTGTTACCCCGCCCGGCGGAGGAGCTCAAAATGGCAGCGTCGAGAAAATGTGGCGCAGAGAGAAATGCGAGACAAAGGGGGAAGCGCCGCCCCAGCGGGAACGCCGCCCGGTCCGGGACTCCTCCCCCGGTAGTTGCCagctcctcctctttttctttgcgTTATATAATTTTGCTATCTTGATGAGGAGCCCTCCGGGGGGATCCCCCCAATTCGATGGGCTTGCATAAATGTCTCGGAGACCACCGTCCTTGTTCTGTTCTCGTTGGTGCTGTCCCATTATTCCTTAAAACCAAAGCTGCTTGGCTTGGAAAGAGCTGATAATAACATTGCTGTTAAGCACCTCCCTTGTATTGTCTCTCTCCCAGACATTTAATGCCTAAGCTCACGGGAAAGACTAGGAGCCACAAGCTGTTGTCTATCCTTGTAATCTGAACTTGGGGCGTTTGGACGGCCAATTTCCGACCTGATAAATCCCGGGCTGTTGATTTGGCTTCAGTAGTGTGTATTTGGGACAACGGGAAGTGAGAGAGATGGTGCTAATTGTGGCTTTTGAGAGCATGACCCATCACTAAGGACAGTGCTAAGTCTTAAACCTGGAAAAGTCTTTCATTTATCTGTACTGTGTGTCAAGGGACAATAAATAGTCTGTATGTAAACGTCTTAGTAGGTAGTTGAAAtatcactgttttgttttaatttcaggtTTGGTGCACCTCGATTTGGGGGAAGTAGGGCAGGGCCCCTATCTGGAAAGAAGTTTGGAAACCCTGGGGAGAAACTAGTCAAAAAGAAGTGGAATCTTGATGAGCTGCCCAAATTTGAGAAGAATTTTTATCAAGAACACCCTGATTTGGCTAGGCGCACAGCAGTGAGTAATTTCACAGGGCTTCCTTGGGCTGTAACTCAACAGTGACTTTTAGTAAACAGAAATTTGAACAGAGGCCTTGGAAATAACCGAACTTAGGGAAACTCATATTTTCTGATAGTCGAGGAAGAGGAGGTGCTTTGGCAAGTGGTAtctttgaatttttctatttagaGTGGTTAAATATAACTATAATCATGGATCTTGTGCTCTGTAAGTTTTCTATATGTGGATATAGATTTTAAATGGCCCGTTAAAGTTTGCTAATCCTTGATAAGCTTAAGGCCTGCTGATTGCATATTACTGAAGATTGTATGGTACTTAGTAGGTTATTACAATTTGTTTTATAGCAAGAGGTGGAGACATACAGGAGGAGTAAGGAAATTACGGTTAGAGGTCACAACTGCCCAAAGCCAGTTCTGAATTTTTATGAAGCAAACTTCCCTGGTAAGTGCTAGTTTAGAGcactcaccccccccccttttattaaTTTCACCCTTTTTCTTAGCTTCACTAAATTTACTGAATTACTGTTGCTAATTACAGCAAATGTAATGGATGTGATTGCAAGACAGAATTTTACTGAACCCACTGCAATTCAAGCTCAGGGATGGCCCGTTGCTCTAAGTGGATTGGATATGGTTGGAGTAGCACAGACTGGATCCGGGAAAACATTGTCTGTAAGTGTGGGagaatttttgagttttaatgtGATTATGTTAGAGAAAGTGGATTAGTGATATAAGGAAattagaagctttttaatttaacttttgttttgttccccCACCCCGAATAGTATTTGCTGCCTGCTATCGTCCATATCAATCATCAGCCATTCCTAGAGAGAGGTGATGGGCCTATTgtaagtatgtgtgtattttttcttaatttttgtgtgAGTACAATAAAGAGAGTTATAGAATATAAAAACCAATTCTGGTGGTTTCACATAGAGACATCAGTTGTGTTATGTAATTTAACTGGAGACAAAGTTGCCTTGATCATCCTGGAATATTGGACAGCAAAATCCATTACCTGCTGAAGTAATGCCAGTAAATGCCCCTAAGTTTAAAACTAGGATCCAGGACTCTGCAAAAACCTAttccactttctgtttcttttagtgCTTGGTGCTGGCACCAACTCGGGAACTGGCCCAACAGGTACAGCAAGTCGCTGCTGAATACTGTAGAGCATGTCGATTGAAGTCCACTTGCATCTATGGTGGTGCTCCCAAGGGACCACAGATTCGTGATTTGGAGAGAGGCACGTAACAaaaaattcttgtttttgttgGTGTTAGAAATTCTAGATGTTacagttatatttatatttatatgtttaactGAAGGTGTGGAAATCTGTATTGCAACACCTGGAAGACTGATTGATTTTTTAGAGTGTGGGAAAACCAATCTGAGAAGAACCACTTACCTTGTCCTTGATGAAGCAGATAGAATGCTTGATATGGGCTTTGAACCCCAAATAAGGAAGATTGTGGATCAGATAAGAGTAAGTAcccctaaaaatgttttattttgaaacatggctctaaatttatttagaatataatgcttttttaaaatccaacGTTCTTTAGCCTGATAGGCAAACCCTAATGTGGAGTGCAACTTGGCCAAAAGAAGTAAGACAGCTTGCTGAAGATTTCCTGAAAGACTACATTCATATAAACATTGGTGCACTGGAACTGAGTGCAAATCACAACATTCTTCAGATTGTGGATGTATGTCATGACGTAGAAAAGGATGAAAAGTAAGTTTTTTATAGAACTGAAAGTTCAGTGTACAAATTTAGAAGTTAAGAAACTTACATAGGGTAGATTGTGAACATGTTCTTCTAAAATCCTGTCAATCTTAGCAATGTTTCCTTCATTCACAAAATTGGTTATCGGTAACATTTCTTTTAGGAGAGGAACCTGTTTTGTGGTTTAAGGACCAAAGGTAGAATTGCTTGATAAGTGTTCAAGCAGGTGTTTTTTTATTCATAGCCATGTAAATTGAAGATAGTTCTTGAGTGACCATAAATGTGTGGCTATAATCAtagacttcttttaaaattcactattttttccCCTGCAAGACTTATTCGTCTAATGGAAGAGATCATGAGTGAGAAGGAGAATAAAACCATTGTTTTTGTTGAAACCAAAAGAAGATGTGATGAGCTTACTAGAAAAATGAGGAGAGACGGGTATGTGAGTTTTTTCCATTAAAGCAAGTATATGAGAGCTGAATTTAAGGGAAGGGACAAGTGGATTTGAATGTCATAGATAAGTTTACCTAGTGTAAATAAAACTGCATGGGTCAGGTGAAGTTAGAGGAATTAGTGACTAGATAGGCAGTAAAGTAAAACCTATCAGGCTTTAAATGCAAAGCCTACTGACAAAATTTTTCTTGAATGTAGGTGGCCCGCCATGGGTATCCATGGTGACAAGAGTCAACAGGAACGTGACTGGGTTCTAAATGGTAAGTCAGATGAAAAATTTTTTCACTCAGAACCTGGAGTTCTCAAGATTATTGATGATCGTTTCTTTTTCACAGAATTCAAACATGGAAAAGCTCCTATTCTGATTGCTACAGATGTGGCCTCCAGAGGGCTAGGTTAGTAAAAACTCGAATTCATGGCTTGGTTTCCCAGAAGAtctccatataatttttttaaagaaagtttattGCTTTCTTTAACCTCTgcattttttctaagtttttttcatATAAAGGTGCAGTCTTTGTGGCAAGGCCTAGGCATGACAATCGGAGGACTCGAGGGGGATGGAGGACTAGTGATCGGCTGGCTGCTTCCAGTCGATTAGAgaggtgaaaagctgaaagtgtGCCAGTAATCTTCAAAAGGCAGAACATACCACCTCTGCCCCGTAAACTGTTCTCTccgggggaaaaaaatggaagttatCCTCACAGTTCACTGCCGTGGTATTTCTTCTGTCCCATGCTTTGCATGACTGCCATGGTACAGCATTGTTTCAAACTGTTTACTGTGATCTGTGGGTCTTTGAGTTTCAGTGAGTTTGCTGAAATGttgaagaaatatttccaaacttcAATGTTCAATGAAATTTTTGTTCAAGTTTGAAATGGAGAGAGCAGCTTTAAAAGGTACTAAGCCTTTTACAAATTGGTGAGTACTGGCACATGAGATCTAGAGCAGGAGCAACTTCTCACACTTAGTCAGTGGGAAAAGAAAGCAGTGCTTTGAAAGTTCCTCCCTCACCTACACAGTAGTCGTCATGTCGAGACCTGCCAGAGAGAGACACATTCTCAAGTGAATCCTGGCTTCTTGGAAGCGCTTGCCTAGACGAGACACAGTGCATAAAAACAACTTTTGGGGGACAGGTATGTTTTTCTTGCAGCTGCGGTTGTAAGGTCTTGGCAAGACAAGCAGTGTGGCCAGAATTTTGAACTTCTGATGAGTGTGTAATGCGAAGGACCatgtacatttttgtttaaagGTCCTCAAAATGAGCACATGAAGAGGTTGCTGTGAACCTTTAAGTGGCCCTACTGCGCAGAAGCATTCAGATGTCACTTGATGATCTGTAAGGGGACTTGCTGGTTTGGGAATATGTTAGAGAATACACGTCCTTTTGATAGGTTCTCTGTCATTGGGTGGGCAATGAGACAGGTAGAtggtgtgtgcttttttttttttttttttttttcccttccaaccTCAATGGTATTCCTACAGGGAATGGATAACcattttaactgtattttttgCAGCCCGTACCTTCTTGGGAATACAATTgtctaactttttatttttggtctggCTGTTGTGGTGTGCAAAACTCCGTACATTGCTATTTTGCCACACTGCAACACCTTACAGATGTGGAAGATGTGAAATTTGTCATCAATTATGACTACCCTAACTCCTCAGAGGATTATATTCATCGAATTGGAAGAACTGCTCGCAGTACCAAAACAGGCACAGCATACACTTTCTTTACACCTAATAACATAAAGCAAGTGAGCGACCTTATCTCTGTGCTTCGTGAAGCTAATCAAGCAATTAATCCCAAGTTGCTTCAGTTGGTCGAAGACAGAGGTTCAGGTAAGACTAaccttcattaaaaaatgttggtGATTTGGGGTCACATGATTGTCTGCAAATCCATTAAATGGGATTGGCGggtgagtaaaatcatatgaaacTGAGAAAACACTTTAAACTTTGAATACAGCTTCTTCCTAATTTCTTCTGTACGAGTAATGATTTGTGCTGTGGAAATAATAagcttgcaatttttttttttttgacaggtcGTTCCAGGGGTAGAGGAGGCATGAAAGATGACCGTCGGGACAGATACTCTGCGGGCAAAAGGGGTGGTTTTAATACCTTTAGAGACAGGGAAAATTATGACAGAGGTTACTCTAGTCTGCTTAAGAGAGATTTTGGGGCAAAAACTCAGAATGGTGTTTACAGTGCTGCAAATTACACCAATGG
The Vulpes vulpes isolate BD-2025 chromosome 2, VulVul3, whole genome shotgun sequence genome window above contains:
- the DDX5 gene encoding probable ATP-dependent RNA helicase DDX5; this encodes MSGYSSDRDRGRDRGFGAPRFGGSRAGPLSGKKFGNPGEKLVKKKWNLDELPKFEKNFYQEHPDLARRTAQEVETYRRSKEITVRGHNCPKPVLNFYEANFPANVMDVIARQNFTEPTAIQAQGWPVALSGLDMVGVAQTGSGKTLSYLLPAIVHINHQPFLERGDGPICLVLAPTRELAQQVQQVAAEYCRACRLKSTCIYGGAPKGPQIRDLERGVEICIATPGRLIDFLECGKTNLRRTTYLVLDEADRMLDMGFEPQIRKIVDQIRPDRQTLMWSATWPKEVRQLAEDFLKDYIHINIGALELSANHNILQIVDVCHDVEKDEKLIRLMEEIMSEKENKTIVFVETKRRCDELTRKMRRDGWPAMGIHGDKSQQERDWVLNEFKHGKAPILIATDVASRGLDVEDVKFVINYDYPNSSEDYIHRIGRTARSTKTGTAYTFFTPNNIKQVSDLISVLREANQAINPKLLQLVEDRGSGRSRGRGGMKDDRRDRYSAGKRGGFNTFRDRENYDRGYSSLLKRDFGAKTQNGVYSAANYTNGSFGSNFVSAGIQTSFRTGNPTGTYQNGYDSTQQYGSNVPNMHNGMNQQAYAYPATAAAPMIGYPMPTGYSQ